Part of the Sulfurimonas denitrificans DSM 1251 genome is shown below.
CTTTAATGAAAATATTTATCCTGTTATAATTCCTATTGCTGTGGATGCAACGCACCCTTTTCCACACTTAAATAATCTTAGTTTCGGACTTATTGTAAAACTAAGAGATAGCGACAATGCAGCTATTGAGAGATTTGGGATTATCCGTGTTCCTCGTGTAATAGAGAGATTTATAGAGCTTGAAAATCATATTTACGTTCCAATTGAGAGCATTGTTGCTCAACATGTAGAAGATCTTTTCCCAGGCTACTCTTTGATAAAATTTGCATCATTTAGAGTTACTAGAAATGCTGATATTGAAATCGAAGAAGAGGAAGCTGACGACTTTTTAGAGATACTAGAAGAGGGTTTAAAACTCCGCAGAAAAGGGGCTATGGTTAGACTTGAAGTCGGAAGCGATGGCGATGATGAGATTATAAATTTCTTCAACCGCCACACAAATGTATATAAAGATGACATATATAAGTTTCATACATTTCTAAATCTCTCAAGTCTTTGGCAGATAGTTTCAAACAAACATTTTGCACATCTGCTCTCAGAGCCTTTTAAGACAAAAACTCTTCCACCACTCGATAGCAGTGATAATATTTTTAATACTCTTGAGAAGCAAGATATTTTACTCTACCATCCGTATGAGAGTTTTGATCCTGTTGTTAAGCTCATTCAGAGTGCCTCAAAAGACCCAGATGTTGTATCTATAAAAATGACACTTTACCGTTCAGGCACAGATTCTCCTATAGTTAAAGCTCTTATGAGTGCGAGTGATTCTGGAAAGCAAGTAACTGTAATGGTTGAGTTAAAAGCTAGATTTGATGAGGAGAATAACCTTATTTGGGCAAAAGCATTAGAGAAAGCTGGAGCACATGTAATCTATGGAATCAAAGGTTTTAAAGTTCATGCAAAAGCAACACTTATAACAAAAAAGAAGAATGGCAAACTAAAGCAATATGCTCATTTGGGTACTGGAAACTACAACCCATCAACTTCAAAAATATATACAGATATGAGTTATCTTACAAGTAAAGATGAGATAACTAGCGATATGACTAGATTTTTTCATTTTCTTACAGGTTTTAGCAAAAAAGGCAAGCTTAATGAACTCTACATGTCACCATCGCAAATCAAACCAAAGATTCTCTCTCTTATCCAAAACGAGACAAGAAAGAAGAGTGATGGAGAGATTATCGTAAAACTAAACTCTTTAGTTGATGATGATGTGATTCGTGCTCTTTATAAAGCGAGTCAAGCTGGAGTAAAGATTAACTTAATTGTTCGTGGAATCTGCTGTTTAAAGCCAGGGGTTGAGGGTGTGAGTGAAAATATTAGAGTAATCTCTATTCTTGGCAAATACCTAGAGCATGCAAGAGCATTTTATTTTAAAAATGATGAGGCTGGAGTCTATATCTCAAGTGCGGATTGGATGCCTAGAAACTTAACAAGACGCATAGAGCTTCTTACTGCGATTAAAGACCCAAAAGCAAAAGAGAAAATTATTCAAATATTAAAACTTCAATGTGCTGACAACTCTTTAGCTCATGAGTTGCAAAGTGATGGCTCATATATAAAAGTAAAACAGCAAGAAGATACTAAAGCGATAAATAACCACGTTATGCTTGAAGAGTATGTAAACAAGGTCTCAAAGGCTGTTGCAAAAGATAGCAGCTCCGCAATAGATCAGATAATTGTAAATATATTTAGCGAGGAGGCATAATATGCTTTACCCTTTTAAAGATATGGAACCAAAGATTGGAAAAAACAGCTGGATAGCACCATCAGCTGATGTTATTGGTGATGTTGAGTGCGGAGAAGATTGCTCTATCTGGTTTGGAACGGTTGTCAGAGGCGATGTTCACTACATAAAGATAGGCGATAGAGTAAGCATACAAGATTTAAGTATGGTGCATGTAACTCATCATAAAAAAGCTGATAGAAGCGATGGTCATCCAACAATAATCGGTAATGATGTAACCATAGGACACCGAGTAATGCTTCACGGTTGTACAATAGAAGACGCTTGTCTTATCGGAATGAGCGCGACCATACTTGACGGCGCAGTTATCGGTAAGGAGTCAATAGTCGGAGCGGATGCACTTGTAACAAAAAACAAAGTTTTTCCTCCTCGCTCACTCATCATGGGAAGCCCTGCAAAAGTTGTAAGAGAGCTAAGTGATGATGAAGTAAAAGAGCTTTACGCTTCTGCTTCAAGATATGTAGAGTTTAAATCTCACTATCAAAAATAGATGCCTGAATACTTTATATTTGCAGATATTATTGGCATCATAGCTTTTACAATAAGCGGTTTTTTAATCGCTATCAAAAACAATCTTGATATCTTAGGCATTCTTATAGCCTCCACGCTCACAGCCCTTGGCGGTGGCATAATTAGAGATGCAATTCTAAGCGCACCACCTTACGCTTTTACATATATCCACCCTGCTCTTACTCTCATAATAACCATTTTTGTAGCTTACATCTTCAAGCTCTATAAAGAGAGTTCAATTGAGAGAAAATGGATGTTTGTCATAAGCGACACTATCGGACTTGTAGCCTTTAGTATCACGGGTGCACTTCTAGCAATTAGTGCTGAGTATAACTTTTTTGGCATAGTAATTTTAAGTTTTATAACCGCAGTTGGAGGTGGAGTTACAAGAGACATTATGATAAATGAAGTCCCAACCGTACTAATTAGTGATTTTTATGGCTCGATAGCTGTAATAGTTGCTCTTCTGCTTGGCACTTTAAACTTTTTTAATGCTATAAATGAGTTCAGCATCATCACAACTGCCCTCTTTAGTGTTGCGTTAAGACTTATCGCATACAAAAAAGGGTGGCATCTGCCAAAACTAAACTAGAGAGTTCTCCCTTAGGTTATTTGAAAACTCTTCTCCAAATGTTATACACTCTTTGATGGCATCTGCGTCTGGTTTCCACATCATTTGAAGTCCATCATTGAGTAAAGTAAACCCACTATCAAGCAGTTTAGCATTTATAATTTTTGTGGATTCTCCACTCCAGCCATAAGAGCCAAAAGATGCTGCTTTTTTATTTTTAAATCCTAAAGATTTAATCAATTCAAATATTGAAGCGATTGAAGTCAAAATTCCCCTGTTTACAGTAGGAGAGCCAATAAGTATAGCTTTTGATTTGAAGACTTCAGAGATTACATCATTTTTATCTTTTTTTGATAGATGCATTAGTTTGACAACTGTTTTGCTATGAGATTTTTTAATTCCCTCTGCTATCGCCTCCGCCATATCAGTTGTGGATTCCCACATTGTGTCATATAAAATTGTTATCTGATTCTCTTGATAATCCTCTGCCCATTTTAAATACAACTCTATTATCTGAGCGGGATTGTCTCTCCAGAGAACTCCGTGTGAGGGGCAAATCATATCAAGAGGAAGATTCATAGCTAAAATCTCTTCTATTTTTTTAATAACTTTAGAGTTATAAGGCGTTAAAATATTTGAATAATACTTCAAACACTCTACATGTAATTCACACTGATCAACTAAATCATTATAAATAGCAGAGGTAGCATAATGTTGCCCAAACGCATCATTACTAAACAAGATATTATCTTTTGTTAAATAGCAGAGCATACTATCTGGCCAATGAAGCAGTGGCATCTCAACAAAAACCAACTCTTTATCGCCTAAGTCAAGCTTGTCGCCTGTTTTTACAATATTGAAATTCCAATTTTGATGATATTGCCCTCTGAGTGATTTTTCGCAGTTTTTAGTACAATAAATTGGAGTATCTGGTATAAGTTTCATAAGTTCAGGGAGTGCGCCAGTATGGTCTTTTTCTCCATGATTTATAACTATATAATCTATCATCTTTAAATCAATCTCATTTTTGAGATTTCTAATAAATACATCAGTAAAAGGTGCATCAACAGTATCTATCAAAACATTTTTTTGCTCTTTTATTAGATACGCATTATAAGAAGTTCCTTTATGCGTAGAGTATTTATACCCTTGATAGTGCTCTATTTCCCAATCAACATTACCAACAAGATAGATGTTGTTTTTTATATTAAAACCCATCTTGATACTTAATCTTCCAATACTTCAAAGTCCTCTTTTGCAACTCCGCAATCTGGACATACCCAATCATCAGGAATATCTTCAAACGCTGTTCCTGGCGCAACTCCCGAATCTGGATCACCAATTTTTGGATCATACACATAATCACATACTGTACAAATATATTTTTTCATAATAAACTCCTCTGTTTGTTAAATACTATCTTAACTTTGTAAATGAGCTTCTTATCTATAAAAATTGAACATTAAAAAAAATTTTGAGAATAAGAAGCTATCTTATAAAACTAGAGACTATTTAAGAGGCTCTCTTTTGTGAAGGCTCCAAATAAGGGAGCATTTAAAAACAGCTCATCTTTTCTTGAGACAAAAAAGAGCGCTGGAAACTGCTGTGTGTAAAAAAGTTCTACAGGATAGCTATCTTTAGCTTCAAAAAAAACTACAATAGAGATATATTTATCATTTACTCTCTTTGTAACTTCTTTGTCCGTAAATATATCTCTAAAGATATTTTTACAATCTTTGCAATCCCTCTTTAATACCAAGAGCAAAATATCTTTTTGCTCTTTTTTTGCTTCTATCAAAGTTTTTTCAAAATCGCTCTGCCATCTTATATGTTCACCAAAGAGAAGCGATGCAAAAATCATTAAAATAAAACTAAGCCTCATTTAAACTCTTTTTTTATCTTCATAAGCTCTATCACAGGCGGGTTTGGAAGTGTGGGGAAAACTTTTTTAACAGCATCAGTAGTCCACTGAGGGTAAATTCTAAAGTTTAGTTTTACCTCAACACTAAGAGGATATTTAACATCTCTTTGCAGAGTGTAACTCTCAACTCTTCTCTCTTTAGCTGGTATTCTAGTGTCACTTAGAAGTGTTTTATATCTCCAAAAAAGAAGTCCGACTCTCTTGCCTTCTTCATCTCCAAAAACTTTTTGAAAGAGTCTGCTTCCATCTTCAATATTTCCATCCTCTTTTAGTTTTCCGCTTGAGAATACAACTTTGCCATCTCTATCTTTTACATCAACATCAAGCCAGAGTTCTCTAAAATCTGCAACACCTGTTGGCAGATGATGCCCTGCGCCTACATTTGTAACTCCAACACTTAAGATATTATCTTTCACATCAACATCAAGTTTTGCAGAACTCTTAAGCAGTTCAATTGTCTGTTCCTCATTTTTCTTATCTTTTAGCCCCGCTAAAAAGTGGTTTGAGCCACTAAAGTAGTGAACTTTTACATCCTCTTTTATAACACCGCCATCAGTTGAAGTTCCCCTCAACGGTGAGAGTTTGGCATCTTTTAAATTTGTCATGTGACAATCTATACAACTCTTATGTTTACTCTTATCTTTTGGGTTGTTAAACTCAGATTTTTCCCACTCTTTAAATGTTGACACAATTGCAATGCCATTTATTGGATGAGACTCATCATGGCAAGAGGCACAATACTTACTCTCTTTATAGAGTGGATCCATATAACTTTTTTTATGCGCCTCTGGATTTGAGTTGATAAGTTTCTCGCTAAACCAGTGTCCAAGTGGTGCCTTGCTATCTTCAAATGCATATTTTTTTCGCTCAAGCGTAACTGTATAAGAGGCATTTCCCTTACTGCTTGCATCTGTAATTCTATGACATGTAACACATGAAACACCCTCTTCAAGCCTAAAGTTGTCTTGCTCTTTAAAATCTTTACTCAGTTTTTCTGCATCTTTTTCAAAAATCTCATCACGTAAGAAGTTTCCCTCCATGTCGTGAGTAGTTTTGTCATGCCCGTTTAAGAGAGCGCTGGGGTTATGACAACTCATACACCATTTACGAAAACCCTCACCCTCGACTTCTCCAGCTAAAGTCTCCATTAACATGTAGTATGGATTTGAGCCAACCATATGTTTATGGTTAGAGTTACTCCACTGCTTAAATATTTCACTATGGCATGATTTACATTTTGCAGAAGATGTCCAATCTTCACTATGGTAACTTCTCGTGCTATTTACTTCTATATTAGAGAGTATCTGCGCAGAATAGGAGAGTTGCGGATTTATAAGAAAGATAAGCCCAACAGAGGCGATGAGCTTTTTATCTATAAAAAAGGCATGTGATATAAACAGAACTATTAATAAAAACGAGCCATAAAGGTGGATATTAAAAGAGAGCTCTCCAACCATGTCTCCACCTCTGTTTCCTATTAAAAACAGATAAAATCCGCTTGCAATTAAAAGTACAAAAAGAGCAAAAAGTGCCCAACCATTTATGCTGTTTACCTTTTTTATAAAATAGTATCTACGAATATGTCTATAAATAAATGGAACAAGCAGAGATAAAATAGCTACTGAGCTTAAAATATGCAAAACTTGAATAACTCTAAAATTTTCCCATGACATATCAATAGCCTTCCATTGAAGCACTCCTGAGATAAACATCACAAAAACTAAAATTTTTATTACTATTCTCATCTGTTCTCTCTTATCTCATACTCTATAATATCGCCCTCTAGCGTTCTTAAAAATGCAACTATCTCATCAATCTGCTCAAGAGTTAAATGTCGTCCTAGCTGATGCTTTGCCATAACATTTACCGCCTCTCTTATCTTTGGTACTGCTCCGTTATGAAAATAAGGGGATGTTTTAGTAACATTTCTCAAAATTGGAACACGAAAGAGATGCTCTTTGTTTTTGCCTAAAAATCCACCACTATTCTCAAATGGAAACTCGCCATCAAACCTTTTAAACTCTGGAAAAAGTTCAAAGTTTGGTTTTAAGTCATAAACTTGTGCAAAATCTCTAAGCGGAAATCTCTGAATACTCTGTCCGCCAAGCGAAATATCACTATGACACCCTTTGCAGCCAAAACCGATGAAGTTTGCCAAACCTCTTTTTGCGTCACTGCTTATAGCAGAGTTATCGCCATCCAAAAATCTGTCATACGCACCTCTAGTTACTAGAGTTTTTACATAAACCTCAATGGCTTTGTTGATATTTTCAAATGTTATATCGTCTTGAAAAGCAGTGCTAAACATCGCTCTGTATTTTTCACTTTTACCAACTCTTAACACCAGTTCATCCGCTGTTATATTCATCTTGTGATATGCTAAAAAAGAGTTTTCGCTCTGCTGCCTTAAACTACTTACCTCGCCACTCCATGTAAAATGTTTTGAAAAAGCCGTATTTAAAATACTCTGCGTATTTAAAAGATTTGGGTGTGGCTCTTGATTATCCCCTTGAGAGAAGGTAAATCTATCGACTCCGCTTTGATCTCTTAGATGACATGCAACGCAGTTATTCGTCTGCTCTTTAGGTGAATTTATCATCTTTGACATTGCACCTCTATTTTTTAGATCTCTATCAAAAGAGTGACATGTAGAACAGCTTGTTTGTCTATTTTTTGATAAATTAACATCAAAAAAGAGCTTCTCTCCAAGTACTATTTTTGAAGCGCTCATAGGATTTGATGCGTCATCAACAAGTTCTAAAAGTTTTTCATAGGTATTTGGGGTAGATTTTAGACCTTTAAATAGCGCTAACTCTCTTAATTTATCATCACTATATTGTGGTATCACTTTTGGAGGTGTCAAATAAGCGATGGATAAAATCACACTTAGAACCATAATAGCAATTATAAGTGTATAAAAGAGTAACCTTTTCATCTAAATTCCAAAAGTAGTTTTTATCTTGCTCTCAAAAGCTTCATCACTTAACTCTTTTCTAAGTGGAACAAATGTCACAGCTTCAGCACCTACTGGCACAGCAATAGGAGCATTTTCATCTTCTATAATCATCTTTATGGCATCTGCAATTGGCTGCGCTGAGGGTCCTTCATTTATAGCCTTTGCAACTATTGGCACAAAATGGGATACTATCTCTTTATATGGAGAGTTCTCAGACGTTGTTTGTGCATTTGCAACTAAACCTTTTTTTACAAAGTTTGTACCAAAAAGCCCAGCTTCAACAGAGTGAACTCTGATTCCAAAAGGCAATGTCTCGAATCTAAGTGAATCTGTAATCCCTTCAACAGCGTACTTTGAAGCATTATAGTGTGAAAGCAGAGGAAGCCCCATTTTGCCTAAAAATGAGCTAAGGTTGATAATAACTCCGCTCTTTGCTTCTCTCATGTAAGGAAGAACTTCTCTTGTGGTTTTAATAACTCCAAAAACGTTTACATCAAACTGATTAAAAATCTCCTCATCAGTTCCATCTTCAAGAGTTGCTAAGAGCCCATACCCAGCATTATTGACAAGAACATCAATCTTTCCCTCATTTTTTATAATAGTTGCAACCGCATCTTTGATAGTTGACGTTTTTGTAACATCTATATAAATATTTTTTATATTACCCGCACTACTTCCTGTTGCACCTGTATCTCTTGAACCTGCATAAACTATATATCCGCTATCAGCTAAAAGCTTAGCGCTAAGCTCACCCATACCAGATGTAGCACCTGTTATTAAAACTACTTTTGACATGTGAAACTCCTTTAATTTTAGAGCTTAGTATATGAAAAAAATGAATATCAATCAAGTGGTTTTATCAATAAGTGGAATTTATTTTAATATAAGCTCCATAATGGAGCTTGAGAGAGGCAAAGATTCTATTGTTGTAGAATAATTTTTGTTCTTGTAAATGACATTTATTGTCATTTACAAAAACTAATGTTACTCGTAGACAATTAAGCATTTTCGGCTTAATTAAAAAAAAAGAATCATAGAAGCCAAAATTTATTCATATTTTGTACCTTTTAAATTAGTTATAATTTTGTTTAAGAACTGTAAAATATTGATGGCATTTTCACACTCTTTTTTATATATCTCAGCATTAGCATCATCATGTGATGTTGGATTTAAGATGAAGTTTTTATAAAACTCACCTCGTTTAATTAGAGCTTTAATTGTTTCGTTAGAAATTGTCCCGTCAGCATTTTGAATTTTTTCAGTAAACTCAATTTCTGTTTTGTTTAATGGGTTAAATGAAGATTTAATACAATTAATTTTAACTTGTTCATTTTTTGTGGAATCATCCAAAATTTTTTGCACACTCTGATAAAAACGATTTGTTACTTTGTGCGACCGAATATAATGCTTGTCTTCTGATTTTAAAGTATCTATAATGTTTTGTAACTCCTCCACTCTCCCCAACTCTAAAAGTTGTTCAAATTCTGTAATAATTCTCTCAAACTCTTTTCGTATAAAATTCCCAGCAGAGTATTCATCACCCGTTGAAAGGCTACCCTTTGCATCTGTTAAATAGCTAATATCTTTATCGTACAAAAAGGCTTGATGATCGTGTACAAAAAGTTTTTGTACTTTCCATTGATTAGCTTCTTCACTATCTAAATTGATCATTTTTCTTGCCATATTAAAAAACTGTAAATTATGGGTCAAAATAAGCTTTTGATAATCTTGGAACTCTTCTAAAATATACTTCATAATCAATTTTCGATTCGCCATATCAAGGGACGTCAAAAAATCATCTAATACCAAAAGTTTAAATCCATCACGCTTTTCTTCATATTTTTTGGCAAGTGCAAAATAGATAGCCACGCTAATTAGTTTTAATTTGGCTTCATTGAAGTGTTGGGATGGCTTTCCATTGCATTCTATATCATCAATCTTAATTTTTATGACAGGTGGGTTAAATTCCAAAATATCGCTGTTTCCTGAGTGTGCTGGAGTAATTGAAAATGAAATCTTGAAGGACTCATCAAACTTTTCTATAACTTCATTAATTTCTTTAAGAGGAAAATAATTTTCAAAAACTAATTGTAATAGATCGTTTTCTAATTTGAGCATCTCTTCAAATTTTGCTCTAATCGCTGTGGCATCGTCATTGCCAATTTCATCAATTATCTTGTTCTTTAACGTATCAAGATTGCCAAATTGAGCAAAACGCTTAAAATGATAATTTTCATTCTTATCAGTAACAGGACTTTTCATTTGGGGAAAATGCTCAAATAATGTATCATTTAATGCAATATAAAAATTTTCTTTTGTAAGTCTATTCAGGACTTTTTCATTCGCAAAATAGATGCTTGGATCAATTCCGATAATATTTTGGGGTTGTGTTTTACGAGTTAATACACTAAAATCTGATAGTTCATCTGCATTACAGTTTAAGACCTTGTCCTCATCTAGGATAATATTAACTTTTAAAGTCTCAGCTTCACATCCACGCGACCTATATGTTTCTTGAACTTTTGAAGCAATATCTTTATCTAACCTTTTTTGATGATAAAAATTTGAGTATAAAGCTTCATAAATAGAACTTTTACCTGTGCCATTTTCACCATAGATCAGCAAGCTTTTAGCATTAAAATCAACAGTTAAATCTTTATGAAATTTAAAATATTTAAGCTCGGCTTTTTGAACTCTCACTGCTCACCTCTAAAAAACCGTTCATAAAGTTCACGGGTGGCTTTTCCTGGCATGTCATACATTCTGCGTTTTAATTTATAAGGATATACTGAAAGTTGATTTGAATCTAAATACTTTTCTAAAAGCTCAAACCCTCTATATAGCCTACCAAAACCATAAGGACAAGTATAGTTTTTATCGTAAAAAACTTCCCATTTTTCGTGCATTATTTTAATAACAAGGTCATACATGTCATGTTTGATATATGTTGTAGAGCCTTTTGCATACGATTGTCTCACAAGTGATTTGGCAAATTTTGTAGTATTGTCACTACCTACATTTAAATTATTTTTGACCAAATAAACTATGACTGTATCTTTTGGATAAGCGTTGGTGTACAAGTCTATAAGTTGAAACCATTTAGCAAGTTCATTATCAGATTGTTGTTTTGTTTCTTCAAAATATTCAACGGAATCTACAATACGATTTAAATCATCTAAAATTTCTCTATATGTCTTTTTTTTAAATGGTGAGTATTCCGTTTTTTCAAAAAAATCTCTCAGGCCTATCTCAGAGCTCTTTATCCCTTGTTCTCCTCTAGTCATATAAGAATAAATCTTAAAAGCTCTAAGTTTTAGTTTATCATCTATTGCTTCACATCGCTCATCAAAGGATTTCCAGAGTTCAACAAAAGTATCCTGCTCATTATGCCTGTTAGCCATATAATAGAGGTTTGATTTAAAAATATCACTATCATCAAGTGGCATTCCCCTGTTATTCATTGTCTCAAAAATCTTCAGCGCTTTTTCTCTGGCTTTAGCAGTATTTTCAGCTTCTGTGAAAATAGGGAGTAACGAAACATCATAAAGAATAAAATCTATAAAATCTTTTATATCATTTCCATCTTGATCAATAAAATCTTTAATCTTTTCATAGAAAAAATAGATATTTGTTTTAAATTTATCTTTTTTATTTTGTGGTTTTTCATATTGATAATTTTCGTCTAAAACTTCATTGAATGATAGGGAATCCCGTTCAATAAAAATATTTGTTATGACTCTTTGTTCTATGATTGCATCTGTTCTATCATCTAATATCCAAATGGTATTTTTGAGCTTTCTATTTTTTGCATCAAATGCCCATAAAACTTTTAAAAGCATAATCAATGTGGTTAAACGTTGCTGCCCATCTATAACCTCAAATTCATCTCTGGCAGATGTTGCAAGTACAAGATTGCCAATAAAATAGCCTTCTGATTTATTTTTTTGAAAAGCGGTTTTTAAATCCTCAAAAAGTTCTTCACATTCACTTTCAGTCCAAGTATAGGCCCTTTGATATGGAGGAATTATATATTTGGTTTTATCTCCAAAAATTTTTAATATATATTTTTGTTCTGCATTGAGTTGTAAAGCCATTTTTATCCTTTGAACATAGGTGAAATAAGGTATGTTTTATAATTAATTTTACCTAAACTGATATAAAGACGGTATAAAAATTTTTAAACTATTTGAATTTGCCGTATTGATTTGTACCATAATGGTATTTAGCAACTACTTATATTATGCTTCAGGTAAAAATTATTTCCAAAAAAATATATAAACTAATGTTACAAAATATATTTATAATAATTAATATATTTATTTTTACAATAATTAATGTTATTAAATTTACATCTAAAATTATTTTTAATTTTGATATAATTATTTCATGAGTGTCAGAAAAATAAAGAAGAGCTACATCTCTTGTGTCGGATATTTTAAAAGCTATAAGAACAACAAGCAATTAGCTTTTGAATCTATTTTGGAAAGAGATTTTTTTATGCTGTTAGAATTTAATAAGGATGTTGTTTCGTTTGAAGAACAACCACTGAAAATCAATTACAAGCTAAAAGCAAAAAACACAAGATATACCCCTGATGTACTAGTGATATATAAGGATGGCTCTAAAAAAATCTTTGAAGTTAAATACCAAAGTGATATAGATTCCGATACAAAACTACAACATAAGATATCTGTTTTAAAAGAAGAAATAGCCCGACAAATGTCACTTCCTTTTGAAACATTCACAGACGCACAAATAGACCAAATATATTTCAAAAACTGTGTTTTTCTCTATAAAAATGCTTTTATCTCTGAAAGTCAAACTATGACCAATAAAGTACTAGAGAATATCAATAAGCTTTCTGAGCCCATTTCTATCAAATCATTTTTAGAACTTTTATCAACCAATCAAACTGAACAATTGCAAACACTTCCCTATCTTTGGCATAAGATATTTAAGGAACCTTCTCTGATAAACATGCACACAAAGATTACTATGTCTTCTCTTATACTTAAAGGAAAAATTCATGAGTAAACTAGACCTTTCTATAGGTTCCAAAGTCTTCTACAATAACGTTGAGCATATCATATTGAAAGCCGTCAATTTTCACACCCTATCCATAGCTCCAACAAATAATCAAAATGAAATCATCAATGTAAAAATACAAGACTTATCTTCAAAGCCTCAAGAAGAAAAAACGCAACTAGACAGCTATACGGATGAGGAGTGGAGTGAAGCAAAAAAGAAATACAATGCTATTAAAGAGCTCGTCTTTAGAAAAAAGTCACGTGACGAAGTTGAAGAGGTAGCTGCTAAGTACAAAGTGACCGCTATGACCGTCTATCGTTGGATAAAGACCTATGAAGAATCAGAAAAAATCAGTTCACTAATCTCAAGCAAACATAAACGCGGCAAAAAAGGAAGTCGCATAGAGCCTTTAACAAATAAGGTCATTGAAGATGTTATAGAAGAACTCTATCTTACCAAACAAAGAATCGGTTTTCCGAAAATCTTCAACACCATTAAAGCAGAATGCAAGAAGCTCAACATAATCCCTCCACATGAGAACACTGTCCGCAATAGAATAAAAACAATCGATCCAAAATTCGCTCTGAAAAAACGTTTTAGTGCAAAAAAAGCGAATGAAAAATATGGGAATTTTGAAGGA
Proteins encoded:
- a CDS encoding gamma carbonic anhydrase family protein, with amino-acid sequence MLYPFKDMEPKIGKNSWIAPSADVIGDVECGEDCSIWFGTVVRGDVHYIKIGDRVSIQDLSMVHVTHHKKADRSDGHPTIIGNDVTIGHRVMLHGCTIEDACLIGMSATILDGAVIGKESIVGADALVTKNKVFPPRSLIMGSPAKVVRELSDDEVKELYASASRYVEFKSHYQK
- a CDS encoding multiheme c-type cytochrome codes for the protein MRIVIKILVFVMFISGVLQWKAIDMSWENFRVIQVLHILSSVAILSLLVPFIYRHIRRYYFIKKVNSINGWALFALFVLLIASGFYLFLIGNRGGDMVGELSFNIHLYGSFLLIVLFISHAFFIDKKLIASVGLIFLINPQLSYSAQILSNIEVNSTRSYHSEDWTSSAKCKSCHSEIFKQWSNSNHKHMVGSNPYYMLMETLAGEVEGEGFRKWCMSCHNPSALLNGHDKTTHDMEGNFLRDEIFEKDAEKLSKDFKEQDNFRLEEGVSCVTCHRITDASSKGNASYTVTLERKKYAFEDSKAPLGHWFSEKLINSNPEAHKKSYMDPLYKESKYCASCHDESHPINGIAIVSTFKEWEKSEFNNPKDKSKHKSCIDCHMTNLKDAKLSPLRGTSTDGGVIKEDVKVHYFSGSNHFLAGLKDKKNEEQTIELLKSSAKLDVDVKDNILSVGVTNVGAGHHLPTGVADFRELWLDVDVKDRDGKVVFSSGKLKEDGNIEDGSRLFQKVFGDEEGKRVGLLFWRYKTLLSDTRIPAKERRVESYTLQRDVKYPLSVEVKLNFRIYPQWTTDAVKKVFPTLPNPPVIELMKIKKEFK
- a CDS encoding trimeric intracellular cation channel family protein, with translation MPEYFIFADIIGIIAFTISGFLIAIKNNLDILGILIASTLTALGGGIIRDAILSAPPYAFTYIHPALTLIITIFVAYIFKLYKESSIERKWMFVISDTIGLVAFSITGALLAISAEYNFFGIVILSFITAVGGGVTRDIMINEVPTVLISDFYGSIAVIVALLLGTLNFFNAINEFSIITTALFSVALRLIAYKKGWHLPKLN
- a CDS encoding thioredoxin family protein, with the translated sequence MRLSFILMIFASLLFGEHIRWQSDFEKTLIEAKKEQKDILLLVLKRDCKDCKNIFRDIFTDKEVTKRVNDKYISIVVFFEAKDSYPVELFYTQQFPALFFVSRKDELFLNAPLFGAFTKESLLNSL
- a CDS encoding anaerobic nitric oxide reductase flavorubredoxin, translated to MGFNIKNNIYLVGNVDWEIEHYQGYKYSTHKGTSYNAYLIKEQKNVLIDTVDAPFTDVFIRNLKNEIDLKMIDYIVINHGEKDHTGALPELMKLIPDTPIYCTKNCEKSLRGQYHQNWNFNIVKTGDKLDLGDKELVFVEMPLLHWPDSMLCYLTKDNILFSNDAFGQHYATSAIYNDLVDQCELHVECLKYYSNILTPYNSKVIKKIEEILAMNLPLDMICPSHGVLWRDNPAQIIELYLKWAEDYQENQITILYDTMWESTTDMAEAIAEGIKKSHSKTVVKLMHLSKKDKNDVISEVFKSKAILIGSPTVNRGILTSIASIFELIKSLGFKNKKAASFGSYGWSGESTKIINAKLLDSGFTLLNDGLQMMWKPDADAIKECITFGEEFSNNLRENSLV
- the rd gene encoding rubredoxin, encoding MKKYICTVCDYVYDPKIGDPDSGVAPGTAFEDIPDDWVCPDCGVAKEDFEVLED
- a CDS encoding RNA degradosome polyphosphate kinase, with amino-acid sequence MINLKNPDLYNNREISWLQFNTRVLKQAQDESLPLLERLKFLAIYGTNLDEFYMIRIAGLKKLFAAGIIVSSADKLTPLQQLREIRKYLHQEQQVVEHCMNGILKKLEPEGISIKEYHEVNQHQRNYLNRYFNENIYPVIIPIAVDATHPFPHLNNLSFGLIVKLRDSDNAAIERFGIIRVPRVIERFIELENHIYVPIESIVAQHVEDLFPGYSLIKFASFRVTRNADIEIEEEEADDFLEILEEGLKLRRKGAMVRLEVGSDGDDEIINFFNRHTNVYKDDIYKFHTFLNLSSLWQIVSNKHFAHLLSEPFKTKTLPPLDSSDNIFNTLEKQDILLYHPYESFDPVVKLIQSASKDPDVVSIKMTLYRSGTDSPIVKALMSASDSGKQVTVMVELKARFDEENNLIWAKALEKAGAHVIYGIKGFKVHAKATLITKKKNGKLKQYAHLGTGNYNPSTSKIYTDMSYLTSKDEITSDMTRFFHFLTGFSKKGKLNELYMSPSQIKPKILSLIQNETRKKSDGEIIVKLNSLVDDDVIRALYKASQAGVKINLIVRGICCLKPGVEGVSENIRVISILGKYLEHARAFYFKNDEAGVYISSADWMPRNLTRRIELLTAIKDPKAKEKIIQILKLQCADNSLAHELQSDGSYIKVKQQEDTKAINNHVMLEEYVNKVSKAVAKDSSSAIDQIIVNIFSEEA